The following is a genomic window from Spirosoma foliorum.
CCTGGAGAGACATTGGTTCTGCTCGGAACAAGCGGTTGCGGAAAAACCACAACGCTCAAAATGATCAACCGCCTGATTGAACCAACCAGTGGCTCAATCAGTGTGGCGGGTATTGATGTTCAGCAACAAATCGGGTCTGAACTTCGTCGCCAGATTGGCTATGTCATTCAGGATGGTGGCCTGTTTCCGCACTATACCGTTGCTGAGGCCATTGCAACTGTTCCCAAACTGCTCAACTGGGAACCGACTGCTATTCAGCAACGAACCCATGAATTAATCGAAAAACTGCAATTGCCAAAATCGACGCTGACTCGCTATCCGTCTGAACTCAGTGGCGGGCAGCGTCAGCGGGTTGGGCTAGCTCGCGCGCTGGCCGCTAAACCACCGGTTGTGCTTATGGATGAGCCGTTTGGCGCGCTAGATCCGTTCACGCGTAAACACGTTCGTCGGGAGCTGTTTGGGTTAAACGAATTAAAGGAAACAACGGTCGTACTCGTTACGCACGATGTAAATGAGGCTCTCG
Proteins encoded in this region:
- a CDS encoding ABC transporter ATP-binding protein, which translates into the protein MIQIEKLTKRFASHVAVDGVSLSIGPGETLVLLGTSGCGKTTTLKMINRLIEPTSGSISVAGIDVQQQIGSELRRQIGYVIQDGGLFPHYTVAEAIATVPKLLNWEPTAIQQRTHELIEKLQLPKSTLTRYPSELSGGQRQRVGLARALAAKPPVVLMDEPFGALDPFTRKHVRRELFGLNELKETTVVLVTHDVNEALELADRIALMDKGRIVQIGSPDELLKRPVNDFVRDFLDDKPHRLHD